Proteins from a genomic interval of Ndongobacter massiliensis:
- a CDS encoding M24 family metallopeptidase codes for MLKFSNQEYQRRLELVKKSMEEKNIDVLLVTNPANMNYLTGYNAWSFYMHQMVAVFIDEKEPLWMGRFMDAIAARKTAWLQHENIVAYPDSYVQSTVVHPMDFVADILKERKKDKKRIAVEMDTYYFTAKCYEVLKENLPNAEFVNGHRLVNWVKVIKSDEEIEFVKAAGKIMSKGMNEAIKYLNVGVRKNDMAAEIYRTFTEGTEEFGGDYSAIVPLMPTGVDAGACHLTWTDEKYKEGDVVIFELAGCYQRYHSPMSRTISLGKPSEKLKETAKITIEGLNKVLDFIKPGVTAEEAESVWAKNLEKYGLFKESRIGYSTGLNYPPDWGEDTLSLRPGDKTILKPNMILHVIPGMYFEDFGVEISEAIRITEDGCETLADVERKLFIK; via the coding sequence ATGTTAAAGTTTAGCAACCAGGAATATCAGAGAAGACTTGAACTTGTGAAGAAAAGTATGGAAGAAAAAAATATTGACGTACTGTTAGTGACCAATCCTGCTAATATGAATTACTTAACAGGGTATAATGCCTGGTCATTTTATATGCACCAAATGGTAGCTGTATTTATAGACGAAAAAGAACCACTATGGATGGGTAGATTTATGGACGCTATTGCAGCTAGAAAAACTGCATGGCTACAACACGAAAATATTGTAGCGTATCCTGACAGTTACGTTCAATCTACAGTAGTTCATCCGATGGACTTTGTGGCGGACATTTTAAAAGAAAGAAAAAAAGATAAAAAACGTATAGCTGTAGAAATGGATACGTATTACTTCACTGCTAAATGCTACGAAGTGTTAAAAGAAAATTTACCAAATGCTGAATTTGTAAATGGTCATAGGTTAGTTAACTGGGTTAAGGTTATTAAATCCGATGAAGAAATCGAATTTGTAAAAGCTGCTGGCAAGATCATGTCTAAAGGCATGAATGAAGCTATCAAATACCTAAATGTTGGAGTTAGGAAAAACGATATGGCGGCTGAAATCTATAGAACATTTACAGAAGGAACTGAAGAATTCGGCGGTGACTACTCAGCTATCGTTCCTTTAATGCCTACCGGCGTAGATGCAGGAGCATGTCACTTAACTTGGACTGATGAAAAATATAAAGAAGGAGATGTTGTAATTTTTGAGCTGGCGGGATGCTATCAAAGATATCACTCTCCCATGTCAAGAACCATATCTTTAGGAAAACCTTCTGAGAAACTAAAAGAAACTGCTAAAATTACTATTGAGGGGCTTAATAAAGTGTTAGATTTTATTAAACCCGGAGTAACTGCAGAAGAAGCTGAATCCGTTTGGGCTAAAAACTTGGAAAAATATGGCCTATTTAAAGAATCCAGGATTGGTTATTCTACAGGCCTTAACTACCCCCCGGATTGGGGCGAAGATACTCTATCTCTAAGACCAGGAGACAAGACCATACTAAAACCAAATATGATTCTCCACGTAATACCAGGTATGTATTTTGAAGATTTTGGTGTAGAGATTTCTGAGGCAATTAGAATTACTGAAGACGGTTGCGAGACCTTGGCAGATGTTGAAAGGAAGCTCTTTATTAAATAA
- a CDS encoding ATP-binding protein has protein sequence MIFNRDRYTEALIRKKWNGRIKVITGVRRCGKSTVLFELFQKHLLETGTPKRNIISLALDDDTNKEFRDPDKLSEYVHKLCGDSSEQYFLLLDEIQFAISREELKNTNEPIRLYSILNGFLHMKNVDIYVTGSNSKLLSKDVSTEFRGRGDTIQVFPLSFHEYLTIAGKDKRDAYDEYIMYGGMPYLLRLDSDEEKYSYLNELFEEIYFKDIEERYEIRLPGVLRELTSSLCSSVGSLTNSSKIARTVNSKKGIKTDSETISTYLSYLTDSFLFSKAERYDIKGKRYFDYPSKFYCSDIGLRNVRLGLRQQEETHIMENVIYNELRIRGFLVDVGNVDVVERNQNGKRIQKNLEVDFIARKGSKKYYVQSALNMDDASKANAELRSLKAINDSFQKIIISKSYGKSWTDESGILRLGIMDFLLDETSLNR, from the coding sequence ATGATTTTTAATAGGGATCGATACACCGAGGCGCTCATTAGAAAAAAATGGAATGGCAGAATTAAAGTGATTACCGGGGTACGAAGATGTGGTAAGAGTACGGTATTATTTGAGCTGTTTCAAAAGCATCTGCTTGAAACGGGGACGCCAAAAAGAAATATTATTTCCTTGGCGTTGGATGACGATACCAACAAGGAATTTCGGGACCCCGATAAACTTTCAGAATATGTTCATAAATTATGCGGCGACAGCAGTGAACAGTACTTTCTTCTTCTTGATGAAATACAATTTGCTATTTCAAGAGAAGAACTGAAAAATACCAATGAACCGATCCGATTGTACAGTATTCTAAACGGTTTTCTTCACATGAAAAATGTTGACATCTATGTTACAGGCAGCAATTCCAAGTTGCTTTCAAAAGATGTCTCAACGGAATTTCGCGGGAGAGGCGACACAATACAGGTTTTCCCTTTATCTTTTCATGAATATTTAACCATTGCGGGCAAAGATAAACGTGATGCCTATGATGAATATATTATGTATGGAGGGATGCCTTATCTGCTTCGTTTAGATAGCGATGAAGAAAAATATTCGTACCTCAATGAACTTTTCGAGGAAATATATTTTAAGGATATTGAGGAGCGCTATGAAATTCGCCTTCCGGGCGTACTTCGGGAGCTTACGAGCAGTCTTTGTTCTTCGGTCGGATCGCTGACAAACTCGAGCAAAATAGCGAGAACGGTAAATAGCAAGAAAGGAATAAAAACAGATTCGGAGACGATCAGCACGTATCTTTCCTATCTGACGGACAGTTTCCTTTTTTCCAAGGCAGAAAGATATGATATTAAAGGGAAACGGTATTTCGATTATCCGTCAAAATTCTATTGCAGTGACATCGGGCTGCGAAATGTCCGGCTGGGGCTCCGACAGCAAGAGGAAACCCATATCATGGAAAATGTTATATACAATGAATTGCGTATCCGGGGATTTCTGGTGGATGTTGGAAATGTAGATGTTGTGGAACGAAATCAAAACGGAAAGCGCATCCAAAAGAACCTGGAAGTGGACTTTATTGCGCGCAAAGGGAGCAAAAAATATTATGTTCAGTCTGCGTTGAACATGGATGATGCGAGTAAGGCAAACGCAGAACTCAGGTCGCTCAAGGCAATCAATGATTCCTTTCAGAAGATTATTATTTCAAAATCCTATGGAAAAAGCTGGACCGACGAAAGTGGGATCCTTAGGTTGGGAATCATGGATTTTCTGCTGGATGAAACAAGTTTGAATCGATAA
- a CDS encoding sodium:proton antiporter encodes MLPSFALIFLVGLAMAKICQIIKLPRIIGMLLTGVVLGPYALNFLDPSILSISDELRKIALIIILLKAGFSLDWKDLIKVGRPAILLSFVPACFEICGYILIAPLLLGITRVEAAVMGAVLAAVSPAVVVPRMVYYIENRYGTEKGIPQMLMAGASCDDIFVIVLFTTFLGMAQGGRANPIDFLNIPFSILLGIGLGLLSGYALYLFFETAYARKQHVRNSMKVIIVLALAFLLMAVEIWLKGKIAISGLLAVVSMAIMLKNKSVGFVSKRLAEKFGKLWLAAEVILFVLVGAAVDIRYTFRAGFSVVVLLFAALLFRGIGVWLSTMKTPLTRKERWFCVLSYLPKATVQAAIGSVPLSAGLACGKIILSVAVMGIVLTAPLGALGMDRSYKKILQRAESGNMKG; translated from the coding sequence ATGTTACCTTCATTCGCACTGATTTTTCTTGTCGGCCTGGCAATGGCGAAAATTTGCCAAATCATAAAATTGCCTCGAATCATCGGCATGTTACTCACCGGTGTGGTTCTCGGTCCTTACGCACTCAATTTTCTGGATCCATCGATTCTTTCCATTTCCGATGAATTGCGGAAAATAGCCCTGATTATCATCCTGCTCAAAGCGGGGTTTTCTCTTGATTGGAAAGATTTGATCAAAGTCGGTCGACCGGCCATTTTATTGTCCTTCGTACCGGCTTGTTTTGAGATTTGCGGATATATTTTAATCGCCCCGCTGCTTTTGGGCATCACGCGCGTGGAGGCTGCCGTTATGGGTGCCGTACTGGCAGCGGTTTCCCCTGCCGTTGTGGTACCTCGAATGGTGTACTATATCGAAAATCGCTATGGCACCGAAAAAGGCATTCCCCAAATGCTCATGGCGGGCGCTTCGTGTGACGATATTTTTGTCATTGTATTGTTCACCACATTTTTAGGCATGGCACAAGGCGGAAGGGCAAATCCGATCGACTTTTTGAATATCCCTTTCTCCATCCTATTGGGAATCGGACTGGGCCTGCTTTCCGGGTATGCCCTCTATTTATTCTTTGAAACCGCCTATGCTCGCAAACAACATGTGCGAAACAGCATGAAAGTCATTATTGTCCTGGCTCTGGCATTCCTTTTAATGGCGGTCGAAATTTGGTTGAAAGGAAAAATTGCGATATCCGGTTTGTTAGCGGTTGTGAGCATGGCCATCATGCTCAAGAATAAAAGTGTAGGCTTTGTATCGAAACGCCTGGCGGAGAAATTTGGAAAACTGTGGTTGGCCGCCGAGGTGATCCTCTTTGTTTTAGTGGGGGCTGCTGTGGACATTCGGTATACCTTTCGCGCCGGATTTTCCGTTGTCGTATTGCTGTTTGCCGCACTTCTTTTTCGAGGAATTGGCGTTTGGCTCAGTACAATGAAAACCCCTTTGACGCGAAAAGAAAGGTGGTTCTGTGTTCTTTCCTACTTGCCGAAAGCTACCGTTCAGGCCGCCATTGGCTCCGTGCCCTTGTCCGCAGGCCTGGCCTGTGGAAAAATTATATTGTCGGTGGCTGTCATGGGTATTGTGCTCACGGCTCCATTGGGTGCTTTGGGGATGGATCGGTCATACAAAAAGATTTTGCAGCGCGCAGAATCCGGGAATATGAAAGGATAA
- a CDS encoding heavy metal translocating P-type ATPase: MQVTVAHRTERQARFSTPYKYTGKEAAALRQLLRSLPGVDSVYVYKRTGGIRVFYRGALRPIFLFLEETNVSELSSCKVPDYRPEDDVSLFDIVRDSFQKRFVISYLLPTPVRMAYTLYGAAYFIRRGITAFLRQRKLCVELMDSVAISTSLLSGDFRSAGTIMWLLGLGGAIEDWTMEKSKEDLARGMALNIDTVWVKNGEQRKEKPLCAVLPGDIVEIASGHTIPVDGLVCGGEAAVNQSSFTGEALPVHKTVGHMVFAGTTVEEGYLSIEVRCKADDSRIQTMIRRLYESEQLKSKSWKKAESMADRLVKYSFLGAFLTFFLTRQIERAKAFLMVDYSCALKLAIPIATMTAMRQAAENMALVKGGIHLENLAQADTLVLDKTGTLTHATPSIARIIAFEPFSEQEVLAIGACLEEHFPHPIANAVVAHAKQANVLHDLENHSRPDYITAHGIVAQINGKRAVIGSAHFLFEDEGIALTAAQKETLSKLGGRYSLLYLAMEDRVIGVFCIHDPVRDEMPEVLKRIRTLGIERIIMLTGDSENAAHFAAQELCLDEYHAQMLPEEKADFIKNLRKEGRNVLMVGDGINDILALSNATVGIAMNASADVASNVADVLLKTEDLGGLIDLLCIARAMNRRIQDSYRKIVAINTLLIALGTAGLLSGANASFAHNFSTFETALTNLRPYRL, translated from the coding sequence TTGCAAGTAACCGTTGCGCACCGTACTGAAAGACAAGCGCGTTTTTCAACACCCTATAAGTATACTGGGAAAGAAGCTGCCGCGCTGCGACAGCTTCTTCGCTCTCTTCCCGGGGTAGATTCCGTATATGTCTACAAGCGAACCGGAGGTATTCGTGTCTTTTATCGAGGCGCTTTGCGACCGATTTTCTTATTTTTAGAAGAGACGAACGTATCTGAACTTTCTTCCTGCAAGGTCCCGGACTATCGTCCGGAGGATGATGTATCGCTTTTTGATATTGTGCGAGATAGCTTTCAAAAGCGGTTCGTGATCAGCTATCTTCTCCCCACTCCAGTTCGCATGGCATATACACTATACGGAGCTGCTTACTTTATTCGGCGGGGGATCACCGCCTTTCTTCGCCAACGCAAACTTTGCGTCGAATTGATGGACAGTGTTGCAATTTCCACCTCTCTTCTCAGCGGAGACTTCCGTTCGGCGGGTACCATCATGTGGCTCTTAGGTTTGGGCGGTGCTATTGAAGATTGGACAATGGAAAAATCCAAAGAGGATTTGGCACGTGGGATGGCTCTAAATATCGATACGGTTTGGGTGAAAAATGGCGAACAAAGGAAGGAAAAGCCGCTTTGTGCTGTGCTGCCCGGCGATATTGTTGAGATCGCTTCCGGTCATACGATTCCGGTTGACGGATTGGTATGTGGCGGCGAAGCTGCGGTAAATCAATCCAGTTTTACGGGAGAAGCACTCCCCGTTCACAAAACCGTCGGTCATATGGTTTTTGCCGGAACAACCGTTGAAGAGGGCTATCTGTCGATTGAGGTACGATGCAAGGCAGATGACAGCCGAATTCAAACAATGATTCGACGTCTCTACGAATCGGAACAGTTGAAATCAAAAAGCTGGAAAAAAGCGGAATCGATGGCGGATCGGCTGGTAAAATACAGCTTCCTCGGTGCGTTCCTGACCTTCTTTTTGACGCGACAAATCGAACGCGCAAAGGCCTTTTTGATGGTTGATTATTCCTGTGCATTGAAATTAGCCATCCCGATTGCAACGATGACAGCGATGCGTCAAGCGGCTGAAAACATGGCTCTCGTAAAGGGTGGCATTCATCTGGAAAATCTGGCGCAGGCCGATACCCTTGTACTGGATAAAACGGGAACCTTAACCCACGCAACGCCCAGTATTGCACGAATTATTGCTTTTGAGCCCTTTTCAGAGCAGGAAGTTCTTGCCATCGGCGCCTGTTTGGAAGAGCACTTCCCGCATCCAATCGCCAATGCCGTTGTCGCACATGCGAAACAGGCAAATGTGCTTCATGACTTGGAAAACCATTCACGGCCGGACTATATTACGGCACATGGAATTGTTGCGCAAATCAATGGGAAAAGAGCGGTTATTGGCAGTGCTCACTTCCTTTTTGAAGATGAGGGCATTGCGTTGACTGCCGCGCAAAAAGAAACGCTTTCGAAATTGGGCGGTCGCTATTCTCTCCTTTATCTGGCGATGGAAGATCGGGTCATCGGCGTTTTCTGTATTCATGACCCGGTGCGGGATGAGATGCCGGAAGTTTTGAAACGCATTCGTACACTCGGCATAGAACGAATCATTATGCTGACCGGCGATAGTGAAAATGCCGCTCACTTTGCGGCGCAGGAACTTTGCTTGGACGAATATCATGCGCAGATGCTGCCCGAAGAAAAGGCGGATTTCATAAAAAATCTGCGTAAAGAGGGGCGCAACGTCCTAATGGTCGGCGACGGAATTAATGACATTCTCGCCCTGTCGAATGCCACGGTCGGCATTGCCATGAATGCCAGCGCGGATGTGGCGAGCAATGTAGCCGATGTACTTCTAAAAACGGAGGATCTTGGCGGTCTTATTGACCTATTATGTATTGCCCGCGCCATGAATCGACGCATTCAAGATTCCTACCGTAAAATCGTTGCAATCAACACACTGTTGATTGCACTTGGAACGGCGGGATTGCTGAGTGGTGCAAATGCCTCCTTTGCGCATAACTTTTCAACGTTTGAAACGGCATTGACCAATTTGCGACCGTATCGCTTGTAG
- a CDS encoding DUF6110 family protein, with amino-acid sequence MKKKVLFTGLGFLAGILGSKIAKSDMVKKLSVQAVSQGLKAKESVDESIECIKENFDDVVAEAKEKNAKEAAEKRAKAIAEDIEASAEENDANPA; translated from the coding sequence ATGAAGAAAAAAGTATTGTTTACCGGTCTCGGCTTTTTAGCAGGCATTTTGGGCAGCAAGATTGCAAAATCTGATATGGTCAAAAAGCTCAGCGTTCAAGCGGTTTCACAAGGACTGAAGGCAAAAGAATCGGTTGACGAATCCATTGAATGTATAAAAGAAAATTTCGATGACGTGGTCGCAGAAGCCAAGGAGAAAAATGCAAAAGAAGCGGCAGAAAAGCGTGCCAAAGCTATTGCGGAAGATATCGAAGCATCGGCAGAAGAAAACGATGCAAATCCTGCTTGA
- a CDS encoding heavy metal translocating P-type ATPase, with product MEELTMKKQRYDITGMSCAACVAAVQRETEKVKGVSHVDVSLLQNRMDVTLQKDINEKEVREIASAIVEAVKRAGYGATLHDTVHTKKNRDAESGKMDATSAEQEVDSFAQQAEELKKRLRVSVPLLFILMYFSMGTMFGAPVPEWMRGEAGAVSFALTQLLLTIPILFSNRVFFIRGFGSLWRRHPNMDALIAVGSSAAFLYGVYALYRMSYGLGFHQPDIIHAYRHDLYFESAAMICTLITFGKYLEARSKRKTTDAIRALMDLQPKTARVRRDGKEVEVPIATVQTGDILILRPGESVPVDGVVTQGSSSVDESMITGESVPVSKTVGDSLTGATINGTGSLEFRATAVGSDTTLAQIIALVENANATRAPIQSMADRVAGIFVPVVLAIALATLGIWLASGESFAFALRLAISVLVISCPCALGLATPVAIMVGTGRGAENGVLIKSAEALEVLHEVDVVVLDKTGTITEGKPYVTDLVPVEGVTADELLQIAASLESRSEQPLAGAIRRAAAARNLEDFVISGFEALPGHGVRGQLVSAGVELLGGNRALMEERGISVKQAEQMAERMAREGKTPMYFAGDGTLLGVIAAADVVKNTSPAAIRTLQQEGVEVVMLTGDGTLTANAIAKPLNIPRVFAEVRPEDKEAVIQTLQRENKKIAMVGDGINDAPALARAEVGIAIGAGTDVAIEAADIVLVRSDLQDVGIAVALSRATIRNVKQNLFWAFFYNVLCIPLAAGVFYPAFGWTLNPMIAAAAMSFSSVFVVSNALRLRRFAVLHRESYVSREAGGVIKEHTLGEDAEEKEVLS from the coding sequence ATGGAAGAGTTGACAATGAAAAAACAGCGATATGATATTACAGGCATGAGTTGTGCGGCTTGCGTTGCAGCCGTGCAGCGTGAAACGGAAAAAGTGAAGGGCGTTTCGCACGTCGACGTCAGTTTACTGCAAAATCGCATGGATGTGACATTACAGAAGGATATCAACGAAAAAGAAGTGCGGGAAATTGCAAGTGCCATTGTAGAAGCCGTAAAAAGAGCAGGATACGGGGCGACCTTGCATGACACAGTGCACACGAAAAAAAATCGAGATGCGGAATCTGGAAAAATGGACGCTACTTCCGCAGAACAGGAAGTCGACAGTTTTGCGCAACAGGCGGAAGAGTTGAAAAAACGCTTGCGGGTGAGTGTGCCGCTTTTGTTCATTCTTATGTATTTTTCCATGGGGACCATGTTCGGGGCGCCTGTGCCGGAATGGATGCGCGGTGAAGCGGGGGCGGTTTCTTTCGCGCTCACGCAGCTGCTTTTGACGATTCCGATTCTTTTTTCCAATCGCGTATTTTTTATCCGCGGCTTTGGCAGCCTGTGGCGGCGCCACCCAAACATGGATGCGTTGATTGCGGTTGGCTCCTCTGCGGCTTTCCTGTACGGGGTTTATGCGCTGTACCGCATGAGTTACGGGCTTGGATTCCACCAACCGGATATCATACACGCGTATCGCCACGATCTGTATTTTGAGTCGGCAGCGATGATTTGTACGCTCATCACATTTGGAAAATACTTGGAGGCGCGGTCGAAACGTAAGACAACGGATGCGATTCGCGCGCTGATGGATTTGCAGCCCAAAACGGCACGCGTTCGTCGGGATGGAAAAGAGGTGGAAGTGCCGATTGCAACCGTGCAAACCGGGGACATCCTCATTCTGCGTCCCGGGGAAAGCGTGCCTGTGGACGGGGTTGTGACGCAGGGCAGCAGTAGTGTGGACGAGTCGATGATTACTGGAGAAAGTGTCCCCGTATCCAAGACTGTCGGCGACTCGCTTACCGGAGCGACGATCAACGGGACGGGTTCGCTGGAGTTTCGCGCAACGGCGGTGGGGTCGGATACGACGCTGGCGCAGATTATTGCATTGGTGGAAAATGCGAATGCAACGCGCGCGCCGATTCAGAGTATGGCAGACCGCGTGGCGGGAATTTTTGTGCCTGTGGTACTCGCCATCGCTCTGGCGACATTGGGCATTTGGCTCGCTTCGGGGGAATCTTTTGCCTTTGCCCTTCGCCTAGCGATTTCCGTATTGGTGATTTCCTGTCCCTGTGCGCTCGGCTTGGCGACGCCCGTCGCCATTATGGTTGGAACGGGACGCGGGGCGGAAAACGGTGTGTTAATTAAAAGCGCCGAGGCATTGGAAGTGCTCCATGAAGTCGACGTTGTCGTTCTGGATAAGACCGGAACCATTACGGAGGGAAAGCCCTATGTTACGGATTTAGTGCCGGTCGAGGGCGTTACCGCCGATGAATTGCTGCAAATAGCCGCCTCGTTGGAGAGCCGTTCGGAGCAACCCCTTGCAGGGGCCATCCGCCGTGCCGCGGCGGCGCGCAATCTGGAAGATTTTGTCATTTCCGGCTTTGAAGCCTTGCCGGGACACGGCGTGCGCGGACAACTCGTGTCCGCCGGCGTGGAGTTGCTCGGCGGGAACCGCGCGCTGATGGAGGAACGGGGCATTTCCGTGAAGCAGGCGGAACAAATGGCAGAACGCATGGCCCGGGAAGGAAAAACGCCGATGTATTTTGCCGGGGACGGTACGCTTTTGGGGGTCATTGCGGCGGCGGATGTCGTGAAAAATACCAGTCCGGCGGCCATACGTACCCTGCAACAGGAAGGTGTTGAGGTGGTAATGCTGACCGGCGACGGGACACTGACGGCAAACGCCATTGCCAAACCGTTGAATATCCCTCGCGTTTTTGCCGAAGTCCGACCGGAAGATAAAGAGGCGGTCATTCAAACGCTGCAGCGCGAAAATAAAAAAATTGCCATGGTCGGTGACGGCATCAATGATGCGCCGGCGCTGGCGCGCGCAGAGGTAGGCATTGCGATCGGCGCGGGAACCGACGTGGCGATCGAGGCGGCGGATATCGTTCTGGTGCGCTCCGATTTACAGGATGTGGGGATTGCCGTGGCGTTGTCACGAGCGACGATACGCAATGTGAAGCAAAATCTCTTTTGGGCATTCTTTTACAATGTGTTGTGTATTCCGCTGGCGGCGGGCGTTTTTTATCCGGCATTCGGTTGGACGCTCAATCCGATGATTGCCGCAGCGGCGATGAGTTTCAGCTCGGTATTTGTCGTGTCGAATGCACTGCGGTTGCGCCGTTTTGCGGTTTTACACCGGGAGTCTTATGTTTCACGGGAAGCCGGCGGGGTAATAAAAGAACATACGCTCGGCGAAGATGCAGAAGAAAAGGAAGTGTTGTCATGA
- a CDS encoding metal-sensing transcriptional repressor yields the protein MKADAKKITRRLRIVRGQVDGILKMVEEDRYCIDISNQLMAAIAALKSINRAVLSAHLTHCVADSMQQACDGTEDPQRQAAWEQKIREIEAVIEKLSK from the coding sequence ATGAAAGCCGATGCGAAGAAGATTACGCGGCGGTTGCGCATCGTCCGCGGGCAGGTCGACGGCATTTTGAAAATGGTGGAAGAGGATCGCTACTGCATTGACATTTCCAATCAGTTGATGGCGGCGATTGCGGCATTAAAAAGCATCAATCGAGCAGTATTGTCCGCTCACTTGACGCATTGTGTTGCGGACAGTATGCAGCAGGCTTGCGACGGAACCGAGGATCCGCAGCGGCAGGCGGCGTGGGAGCAAAAAATCCGCGAGATAGAAGCGGTCATCGAAAAATTATCGAAATGA
- a CDS encoding Cof-type HAD-IIB family hydrolase, whose translation MIRLFATDLDQTLLVENRIPPENIKALQELQARGVAICFTSGRVVSSIDWLAKEAGLSVAIVGSNGAIAVDETGAVQYERAIPEAAFDALVDIGECHRLHYHFYNRDTFITSHLDPRAFSHLLVEEDRRGKAYQCNILIQRDLHTLRGTIQALKVQYVTAPQEEEAVCQELEALAGIAVTQSAPCLIEAMCEGVDKWHGIENLARSLGIRPEEIAVCGDYLNDRMMIENAGWGVAVDNAMDAVKEVADYITDSCRNFGVARAVEELIRRNWVPERIH comes from the coding sequence ATGATTCGTTTATTTGCAACGGATTTGGATCAAACCTTATTGGTGGAAAATCGCATTCCGCCGGAAAATATAAAGGCGCTACAGGAATTGCAGGCACGTGGCGTGGCCATTTGTTTTACAAGCGGACGCGTCGTGAGTTCCATTGATTGGCTTGCGAAAGAGGCAGGGCTTTCGGTTGCGATCGTCGGTTCCAATGGTGCCATTGCCGTGGATGAGACGGGTGCGGTGCAGTATGAGCGCGCAATTCCGGAAGCGGCATTTGATGCACTGGTGGACATCGGAGAATGCCATCGACTGCATTATCACTTTTACAACCGGGATACTTTTATTACCTCTCATCTGGATCCGCGTGCCTTTTCGCACCTGCTGGTGGAAGAAGACAGGCGCGGGAAGGCATATCAGTGCAATATCCTTATTCAGAGGGATCTGCATACCTTGCGCGGCACGATTCAAGCACTGAAAGTGCAGTATGTGACGGCGCCGCAGGAGGAAGAGGCGGTGTGCCAGGAACTGGAGGCCTTGGCCGGCATTGCCGTTACGCAGTCTGCACCCTGTCTGATTGAGGCCATGTGCGAAGGGGTGGACAAATGGCATGGCATTGAAAATTTGGCGAGGTCGCTTGGCATTCGCCCTGAAGAAATCGCTGTTTGCGGGGACTACCTCAACGACCGGATGATGATCGAGAATGCCGGTTGGGGCGTTGCCGTGGATAACGCTATGGATGCGGTAAAAGAGGTCGCGGATTACATCACCGATTCCTGCCGGAACTTCGGGGTCGCGCGGGCAGTCGAGGAGTTGATTCGAAGAAACTGGGTGCCGGAACGCATCCATTAA
- the trxB gene encoding thioredoxin-disulfide reductase, translating to MDYDVIIVGGGPAGLSAALYAARAGLRTAVIEKEMPGGQVATTNRVENYPGSIADPSGMNLSERMKEQAEEFGATLISDEITALELDGAKKIAKGKKEEYAALTLIFATGANPRKLGIPGEEEFVGRGVGYCATCDGAFFAGLPVYIVGGGDSAFDEGLFLATMCSKVTILYRGDTPRAAKVLQERVAAAENMEVRLNSNVVEISGDAAMNRIVIENSKTGEREEVTGDFGLFIFAGYVPNTKLLEGKIPLDKGYVHADPETMETEIAGFYAAGDVRNKVVRQVVTAVADGAIAAIRAGKYVEAAKAGKKIG from the coding sequence ATGGACTATGATGTCATTATTGTAGGCGGCGGTCCGGCGGGATTGTCTGCTGCGCTGTATGCGGCAAGAGCGGGGTTGCGCACGGCCGTCATTGAAAAGGAGATGCCGGGTGGACAGGTGGCAACGACGAATCGCGTGGAGAATTATCCGGGTTCCATTGCGGATCCGAGTGGCATGAACTTATCGGAACGCATGAAAGAACAGGCGGAGGAATTCGGCGCGACGTTGATTTCCGATGAAATTACCGCGCTGGAATTGGACGGAGCAAAGAAAATTGCCAAAGGAAAGAAAGAAGAATATGCGGCGCTGACGCTGATTTTTGCGACGGGTGCCAATCCCCGCAAGTTAGGGATTCCGGGGGAAGAAGAATTTGTCGGGCGCGGGGTCGGGTACTGCGCGACCTGTGATGGCGCTTTTTTCGCCGGGCTGCCCGTATACATCGTTGGAGGCGGAGACAGCGCCTTTGATGAGGGACTCTTTTTAGCAACGATGTGTTCCAAAGTTACCATTCTGTATCGCGGCGATACGCCGCGAGCGGCGAAAGTCCTGCAGGAGCGTGTGGCGGCTGCGGAAAATATGGAAGTGCGCCTGAACAGCAATGTGGTGGAAATTTCCGGAGATGCCGCCATGAATCGCATCGTCATTGAGAACAGCAAGACCGGCGAGCGCGAAGAAGTGACGGGCGATTTCGGGCTGTTTATTTTTGCCGGATATGTGCCGAATACAAAGCTGCTGGAAGGCAAGATTCCCTTGGACAAGGGTTATGTCCATGCGGACCCGGAGACGATGGAAACGGAAATTGCCGGCTTCTATGCCGCAGGGGATGTGCGCAATAAGGTGGTTCGGCAAGTGGTGACCGCTGTGGCGGACGGAGCGATAGCTGCAATACGCGCCGGAAAGTACGTCGAGGCGGCAAAGGCTGGTAAAAAAATCGGGTAA